TTCTTGGATGGAAATTTAAAATAACATCTCTCAGTTCCTCAGTTTTCAGATGTGTATAAACTTGCGTTGTGGTAATACTGCTGTGCCCCAACATCTCCTGAATAAACCTCAAATCAGCTCCATTTTGTAACAAATGCGTTGCAAAAGAATGTCTGAAAGTGTGTGGGGAAATACTCTTGTTGATTCCCGCTTTCTGCGTTAATTCTTTGATGATGATGAAAACAATCACTCTGGACATATTAGTTCCTCTTGTATTCAGGAAAACAATATCCTCGTGTTTTTTGTTGACCTTGATTTTCTTTCTAACGTTTTGGATGTAATCGTGAAGATACTCTGCAGTAGAACTTGCAAGAGGAACCAATCTGGTTTTCTCACCTTTACCTTCTACAATAATGAATCCTTCTTTGAAATTGATATTGGAAATTTTCAAATCTACCAATTCCGAAACGCGAAGACCGCAACCGTACAATACTTCCAGAATGCATTGGTTTCTTTGTCCAATGTCTGTTTTTTTATCAATACTGTTGATGATTTTGTCAATGTCATCCATACTCAAAGTATCAGGAAGATAAAGACCCAACTTCGGACCTTCTAAAAGTGAAGAAGGATTGTCTTCTCTGTATTCTTCTTCCAAAAGAAATTTGAAAAAAGCCTTGATAGAAGAAATTCCTCTAGCCTGGGAACGTTCACTGATTTTCTTTTTAGAAAGTTGATAGATGAATTCTTGTAGATTTTCGTAAGAAATGTCGTGTGGAGAAACCTCTTGTAATTCTGTAGTTGCAAAGCTTTCCAGCTTTTTGATGTCTCTAACGTAAGCGTCTAGTGTGTTGTCAGAGAAGCTTTTTTCAAATTTTAGAAAATTTGAAAAATCTGTAATTTTTTCGGACCAATTCATATTTGTGTTTTTTAATTGTTTTATAAAATATAATATTTATCTCATACGATATATAATTCTTGTTCTGTAATGTTTAAAATCTCAATTCCTGCGTTTTTTAAAAATTCTAATCCACTGTCGTCAGAATAGCCGGTCATATAAACCACTTTTTCGATTCCAGATTGTAATATCAATTTACTGCACTCTTTGCACGGAGACATTGTTATATATAACGTTGCGCCTTTGCAAGATTGTGTGCTGCTAGCTATTTTCAATATAGCGTTGGCTTCTGCGTGAAGTACGAACCAATTGGTTTTTCCGTCTTCATCTTCACAATTATTCTCGAAGCCAGAAGGTGTTCCATTGTAGCCGTCAGAAATTATCATTCTGTCTTTTACGATAAGCGCACCAACTTTTTTTCTCTTACAGTAAGATAGATTTGCCCATTCAGACGCCATCTTAAGATAAGCAATATCGAATTTGTTATAATTCATTCTACTAATTTAGTTGAAGGCAGGCTTTCTTTTTTCCAGAAAAGCCGAAACTCCTTCTTTAAAATCCTCACCTGAAAATAATTCTCCAAAAGAATCAATCTCAGTTTCCATCCCATTTTCTTTGTCACTTGCATTCACCGCTTTTATCGCTTTTGCAATACCGAGTGGCGAATTTTTCACAATTTGCTCAGCTAATTCCTGAGTTTTTGAAAACAATTCTTCCAAAGAAAAAACTTCATTCACCAAACCAATGGATTTGGCTTTTTCAGCAGTAATCATTTTTGCTGAGAAAATCATTTCATTAGCCAAACCTTTCCCTACCAATTTTGGCAATCTCTGGGTTCCACCATAACCAGGAATCAATCCTAAAGTTACTTCCGGTAAACCTAATTTTGCATTTTCCGAAGCGTATCTGATGTGGCAAGATAATGCCAATTCCAATCCTCCACCAAGAGCAAAACCATTGATTGCTGCAATCACAGGTTTGTTCAAATCTTCTATTTTTTGAAAAACAGAATGTCCTCTTTTTGATAGTTCTTTCGCTTTTTCTGAGCTGTAAGCAGAAAATTCTTTGATATCTGCACCAGCAACGAAAGATTTTTCTCCACTTCCAGTAACAATCACACAGTTTACATTTTTATCAGAAGCCAAATTATCAAACACATTTTCCAAATCATTAAAAACCTGAGCGTTCAAAGCATTTAAGCTTTCTGGTCTGTTGATTGTTACAACTGCAATTTTTCTTTCTATCGTTAATTTTATACTTTCGTAACTCATTTCAAAAAGAAGATTTTGATTAATTCTAAAATGATTTAGGAATCTAATTTAGAAATTCCTGCAATATAAACAAAATATTAATGAATAATTAACATTTATATTGTTTATTTATTAATCTTTGTAAATTATAATAATGAAAACTTTTTACAGAATATCCCAATATGTCTTTAAAACATACATTTTGCTACTCACTATATTTGTAATTTCTTGTGGAAGTCGTAACTCAAGTTCCAGTTACAAATCCACATCTGTATCCTATTATGCTAATAAATTTGATGGAAAAAAGACAGCAAGTGGCGAAACTTATAGACATTCTAAAATGACGGGTGCTCACAAGTCACTTTCATTCGGCACACGAGTAGAAATCGTGAATGTTGAGAATGATAAATCTGTCATCATTACTGTAAATGACAGAGGCCCATTGAAATATTCGAGAGAATTTGATTTGAGTCAAGGTGCTTTCAAAAAAATTTCAAATCTGAATGCCGGAATCGTGAAAGTAAAATATAGAATCCTTAAATAATACTGCATTTTATTATATGTGATAAATGTTAAGAAATGATTCATCACATAATATTTTAAAAATGTTTAAATTTGCATAGCTTTTTAAAAGCAAACAAAATAAAAATCTTAAAAAATAACATCAAGACAATGAGTTACATTTCATTTATCGAAGCAAGACAAATTTTAGATTCCAGAGGGAATCCTACAATAGAAGTAGATGTTTTCACAGAAAGTGGAGCAATGGGACGTGCGGCTGTACCTTCTGGTGCATCTACAGGTGAGCACGAAGCGGTAGAATTGAGAGACGGGGCACCGGAATTCTTAGGAAAAGGTGTTTTGAAGGCGGTAGAGAATGTGAAAGAAGTTATCGCTCCGGAATTAATTGGTCTTTCAGTTTTCGAACAAAATTTGATTGATGCTGTGATGATTGACCTTGATGGAACTTCTAACAAAGGAAAATTAGGTGCAAACGCAATCCTAGGTGTTTCTTTGGCTGCTGCAAAAGCTGCTGCTGCTGAATTGAGAATGCCTCTTTATAAATATGTTGGTGGTGTAAACGCAAACACACTTCCTGTTCCAATGATGAATGTGATCAATGGTGGTTCTCACTCCGACGCGCCCATCGCTTTCCAGGAATTTATGGTAATGCCTGTAAAAGCAGATTCTTTCTCTCACGCTTTGAGAAAAGGAACTGAGATTTTCCACAGCTTAAAATCTATTCTTCACGGTAGAGGTTTGTCTACTGCAGTAGGTGACGAAGGTGGATTTGCTCCAACTTTCACAGGAACAGAAGATGCTTTGGATACTTTATTACAAGCTATCGAGAAGGCAGGTTATAAGCCAGGTGATGATGTAATGATTGCTTTGGATTGTGCAGCTTCAGAATTCTATAAAGATGGCGTTTACGATTATAGAAAATTCCAAACTCCGGATGCGCCAGTATTCTCTAGTAGTGAACAAGTTTCCTATCTTGCTGAATTAGCAAACAAATATCCAATTATCTCTATCGAAGATGGTATGCAGGAAAATGACTGGGCAGGTTGGAAAGAATTGACAGACAAAATTGGGGACAGAGTTCAATTGGTTGGAGACGATTTATTCGTAACTAATGTTGAGAGATTGTCTAGAGGTATCAAAGAAAATACAGCGAACTCCATTCTTGTAAAAGTTAACCAAATCGGTTCTCTTTCTGAAACAATGGCGGCTGTACAAATGGCTCAGCAAAACAGATATACAACAGTAATGTCTCACAGATCTGGTGAAACAGAAGATGCTACAATTGCTGATTTGGCAGTGGCGCAAAACTGTGGACAAATCAAGACTGGTTCTGCTTCCAGATCTGATAGAATGGCCAAGTACAACCAATTATTGAGAATTGAAGAAGCTCTTGGAGAAACTGCAATTTTCCCTGGTTTGGAGGCATTCAAAATCAAAAGATAAGATTTAACAAAAATTTATAATTTAAAGCATTTGGAATTTTCCAGATGCTTTTTGTTTTTATTTATTTGAAAATCAATTTGTTAATTATTTGATTTTTTCATAAACAATTATTTTTTTTATTCAATTATTGATATTAATAGAATCGATTGTGAGATATGACTTTTGTCAGTTGAGCATTAAGACTGAAAGTGTTATATTTAGCAAATAAATTTTTTTAAAATGTCAGATAATAAAGTTATATTAAATTACGACGGGAAAAGCTTTGAATATCCAATCGTAGATAGTACTATCGGAGACAGAGGAATTGATATTTCCAAATTGAGAGACCAGACAGGTTTAATTACTATGGATCTTGGTTATAAAAACACAGGTGCTACAATCAGTGAAATTACATACTTAGATGGTGATCAGGGAGAATTGTTCTACAGAGGTTATCCGATAGAGCAGATTGCCGAAAAATCTAATTTTACGGAAGTAATGTATCTTTTACTTCATGGAGAATTACCTACTACTGAGCAGTTTAATACCTTCAACGGTAACATCAAAAAATATAACTTCGTAGCAGAGGAGATGAAGAAAATCATCGATGCTTTCCCTCGTTCTGCACACCCAATGGGCGTTTTGTCTACGCTTACTTCTGCATTGACAGCATTTAATCCTAAAGCGGTTAATGTTCAGTCAAAAGAAGAGATGGATCTTGCTGCTGAATTGTTGATTGCAAAATTTGCTCACCTAGCTGCTTGGACGTACAGAAAAACACTTGGTTTACCATTAAATCACGGAGATAATAACTTAAGCTATGTAGAAAATTTCTACAAAATGGCATTCAGATTACCAAATGAAGATTTCGAAATCAATCCTGTGGTAACGGCTGCCTTGGACAAATTACTAATCCTTCACGCTGACCACGAGCAAAACTGTTCTACATCTACAGTAAGAATGGTAGGTTCTGCTCACACAGGTCTTTTTGCATCAGTTTCTGCAGGTATTTCTGCACTTTGGGGTCCACTTCACGGTGGAGCAAACCAAGCGGTTATCGAGATGCTTGAATTGATTGAAAAAGATGGTGGCGATGTTTCTAAATATGTTGCTAAGGCTAAAGATAAAAACGATAGTTTCCGTTTGATGGGCTTCGGGCACAGAGTTTACAAAAACTTCGACCCAAGAGCAAAAATCATTAAGAAGGCGGCTGACGATCTATTAGAAGCATTAGGAATTCAGGATAAGGCTCTGGATATTGCAATGCAGTTGGAAAAAGTAGCTTTGGAAGACGACTACTTCATCGAAAGAAAATTATATCCAAATGTAGATTTCTATTCAGGTATCATCTACAGAGCATTGGGAATCCCAACAGAAATGTTCACCGTAATGTTTGCATTAGGAAGATTACCGGGATGGATTGCTCAATGGAAAGAAATGAGACTGAAAGGTGACCCGATCGGAAGACCAAGACAGGTTTATCAAGGTGCTCAAAAAAGAGATTACGTAGATATCAACAACAGATAAGATATTTAATGAAAATTAATAATCCCCGGAATGTAAGTTTTGGGGATTATTTTTTTGTAACAATCAGAATTGGAACATCAAAAGTTGAGGCATTAATTATATCAACAGATATTATTCCTAATTTATCCTTTATTGCCAAGCTTTATTTATATTTGCTCAATTCTCAGAATTTATGAATCTTAATATCAAAAACGAAACTGGAAGACTGAAATCTGTAGTTTTAGGACAACCAAAATCTAATGGATCAGTTCCTACACTTGCAGAAAGTTATGATGCAAAATCGTACAACACAATCGAGAATGGTATCTACCCGAAAGAAGAAGATATTGTTTTCGAAATGACAGAGTTCGAAAAAGTGTTGAAGAAATATGATGTTGAGGTTTTTCGTCCAAAAATTATCAAAGACTACAATCAGGTTTTTGCCCGCGATGTAGCTTTTGTGATTGAGGATAAAATGATAATTTCTAATATCATCCCCGACAGAGCAGACGAGCAAGAAGCTTATCGACATATCATTGACAAAGTTTCTTGGAGAAATGTGATTAATCTTCCGGAAAAAGCGCATATCGAAGGGGGCGACGTAATTGTTTGGGACGAATTTCTTTTCGTAGGAACAAGCTACAGCCCAGATTACCGAAATCTAAAAACCGCCAGAACCAACGAATACGCTATCGAAATCCTGAAAGAATATTTCCCAAAAAAGAGAATCATCGACTTGGATTTGAAGAAAAATGATACTAAACCTTACGAAGGAATTTTACATTTGGATTGTACATTCAACCCGATTGGAGAAGACAAATGTGTGATTTACAAAAATGGATTTGTGGATGAGGATGATTATCAATTAGTGATAGATATTTTTGGCGAAGAAAATTGTTTCAATATCAATGATGAAGAGATGTTCCAGATGTTCCCGAATGTTTTCTCAATTGCTCCAGATGTTGTCGTTTCTGACAAAGCTTTCACGAGAATGAACGACCATTTCCGCAACGAATGGGGAATTACTGTAGAAGAAATTCCTTACCGCGAAATTTCTAAAATGGGTGGATTGTTGAGATGTTCGACTTTGCCTTTAGTAAGAGAATAATTTGTATGGTGAGTACAAAAATTTTATTCAATAACAAATGGATTGCTTTTTTGTTTTTAGCAATTTCATTTTCTTTAATTTACAATCCATTTACAAAGTTTCCATATACTTTTTGTGTAATTATTTTGGCTATCCTTTTATTCACATTTCTACAAGACGGGAATTTTAAAGGTCTAAAATTCAATAAAATAAAATTTTCTGACATTAAAGTAATATTAGTTTGCTATCTAATCTTAGAGCTTTCTATGGATTTTATTTTTCAGCCTTTGGTCAGTAAAATTTTTAATGAGCCGGCGGATTATTCTTCATTTAAAATGATAGAAGGAAACTCTGCCAAATATTTTAAATGGCTCTTCAATATGTGGATAAGTGCGGCTATTGGGGAAGAACTCCTGTTTCGTAGTTTTGCCTTTTTACAGTTTAGAAAGATATTTGGTGAGAAGAAAATATGGCTTGTTTTATTAAGTGCAGTAATGTTTTCTTTACCACACTTATATCAAGGAATCTCAGGATTGGTAATGACTTTTTTATTTGGATTGGCGTTCGGCTTTATCTATTTAAAATTTAATAATATTTGGATTAATGTTATTATACACGGTCTCGTAGATACTGTTTTTCTCACTTTGAGTTATTATGGAATGACCGACTTTTATTCAGGATTTTAATCATATTAGTTAAAAATGCAAACAACAGATACAGTTTTGATGATAGAACCAGTCGCTTTTGGATTCAACGAGCAAACGGCGGTTAACAATTATTTTCAGGTTCAACAAGAAGGCAATGTTCAAGGTGAAGCTTTGAAAGAATTCAATTCTTTTGCCGAAAAATTGAGAGCAAAAGGCATCAATGTCATTACGATAAAAGATACGCTTGACCCAAAAACACCAGATTCAATTTTCCCGAATAACTGGGTGAGTTTTCACTCTGATGGAAAAGTGGTTCTGTATCCAATGTTTGCAGAAAACAGACGTTTGGAAAGACGTGAGGATATCATCAATCAAATTAAAGAACAATTTGAGATAAAAGAAATCATCGATTATTCTGACATCGAAAAAGACAACAAATTTCTGGAAGGAACGGGAAGTATGATTTTCGACCACGATAATAAGATTGCTTATGGTTCTGTCTCGTTGAGGTTGGATGAGGATTTGTTTAGAAAATTCTGTAGCGAGTTTGGATTCAAACCTGTCGTTTTCCATTCTTATCAGACAGCTGGCGAAGAAAGATTGCCAATTTATCACACCAATGTAATGATGTGTGTTGCTGACCAATTCGTTGTGATTTGTCTGGATTGTATCGACGACGATTTGGAAAGAGAAAAAGTCATTGAAACGATTAAAAATTCAGGAAAAGAATTAATAGAAATCTCTGAAGACCAAATGCAGAATTTCGCAGGAAATATGCTTCAGGTTCAGAATAATTCAGGAGAAAAATTTTTAGTAATGAGCCAAAGCGCTTACCAATCTTTGAACCCAGAACAAGTTTCTGCCATCGAAAAATATTGTGAAATTATTTACTCCGATTTGGAAGTTATTGAAACCAATGGTGGCGGAAGTGCAAGGTGTATGTTGGCTGAGGTTTTCTTGCCGAAGAAATAAATTCATTTAAATAAAAATCAAAAATCCCGTCTTGTAATAAAACTCGACGGGATTTTCTTTTTGAAAAATTTAACTTGATATATAATGTAGTTATCTGGTGCGGTTTTTAATGTCTTTGTCTGCGCTGCTGATATCTCTTATTTTCTGAACTTTTTTGTTCCCGAAATTATAAGTGATGCTGAAGTTCACGCTTTGATTATATTGATTTTGATTGATGTAATTGAAGTTTCCGTTATCTTGTTGGTCGGTAATTACAACTTTATTTGTTTTCAGAATATCATAGATTTCCAGAGCAAATGTCCAGTCGTTCCATACTTTTTTAACATTGAAATCAAGGCTCATTAATGATTTCAGGTAACCAATTTCAATTTGTTGATTGTCAACATACCAATAGTTGACGCCAAGAAACCAAGTTTTATTTTTATCTAGTCTTACGGTGTTATTCGTTTGGATTAGTAAACTGTTAGATTTGATTTTGTTAACGTAATCTGGAAAAACATCACCTGTTAATGGGTCTGTGTTTAGGAATCCATTATTCACATTTCTTTGTACACCAATGTTGAAATTACTTGTCAGATATTGCTTGAAGAAAGATTTCTGCATTCCCAACATTGCGGACATCTCTTGTCTGTCTCCGAAATTGGTTCTGATATATCTTAATTCCTTGGTCGTAACACCATTTTTGACAACTTCTCTTTGGAGAGGAACTTGGGTAATAACATCTTTTGATAATGAATGATTCACGATGAAGAAGTATGAATTCTTGAACATATAAGTGAACTCATTCGTATAAACTGAAGATGCTTTTACAAAAGGGTTATTCTGAGTATAATTCACATCTGTCAGAATATTTTTCACAGGATTCAATTCCCAGAAACTCGGTCTTCTCATTCTGCTGGAGAAAGCGTAAGAAATATTATTTTTATCATTAATGGCATAGTTAAGACTTACATACGGAAGAAGATTATTGTAATTTCTTTCGATATTGCTGAAGTCTGCATTGTCTGATTTTCCTACACTATTCGTAATTTCATATCTCGAACCTATTTTTCCTGAGAATTTTTCCGAGAATTTCTTTTCCATTGTCAAATAGAAACCGTAGATGTTTTCGTCATAAATGAAATGGTTTGGATTATTTTTCGGATTATCTATACGATTTCCATCATTATCAAATAATTCTGCCAGGTTTTCATTTTTGTCAAAAATAGAAGTTGTACTTTTTGTATCGTTATCAGTTTTTGTTTTATTATAATTTCCACCAACAGAAACTGTGAAATCATTTTTGAATTTCTTGATATAATCGCCTAAGAAAGAAAAATTGTTGATGACTTGTGGTGTACTTTGTGTGATTTGTACCATCTTGTATCCTAGGTTCTGATTCAAGCTTGAATTATAAGTGATGTTGTCTGCATTCTGAAATCTTTTATAATTCAGATATGCGGCGTTCAAATTTAACTTACTTCCAAGCGTATCTGTTTTCCATTCATAATTCAAGTTCAAAGAATTGTTGTATGAACGTGAGTTTTCTACATTCTTAGTGTAATTGTAACTGGTTGCCTGTTCTCCTTTATCATTAATACTTTTAACGGTATTGAAAAGATTGGACGTGGAACCATAACTTCTATTTGCCCAAGAATTGTAAGTCAAAGCCAAATTACTGTTGTCATTCAATTGATAATCAATGTTTAAATAGCCACCCAGGTTTTTGTTTGGGTCACTCACTCTACCTTCGGATTGATTGCTGGATTTATCATTTCCGTTTCTCAAAATATAATATTGCTCCTGAATATTCTGGCTTGTATTGATGTTAGAGCTAATTCCCAGTTTATCCTTTCTGTAATTCAGCGAAACACCCGCATAAGAAGAGTTATAATAACTTTGGGAATTTCCCATTCTCATATTCCCGTTCAGTCCGTCGGTCATTTTTTTCTTTAGAACGATATTAATGATTCCGTCAGAAGATTCAACCTGATATTCACTTCCGGGAAGCGTAATCACTTCGATTTTCTGGATGTTTTCTGCCGGAGTATTTTTCAGGAATTGAGTTAATGACTCAGCATCCATATTGGTTTTTCTTCCATTGATGAAAATCACAGCATTATTTTTTCCAATGATTTTCAAAGTTTTATCATCCGTTGAAGAAACCAAAGGTGTTTGTTTCAAAAGATTAAAAGCAGTATTTCCTTTTGCAACCGGCGATGCGGCAACATCATATACAAAACGATCACTTTGTTTTTTGAAGACTTGTTTTGTCAGCGTTACAGCTTCTATGTTTTTTGTGGTCGCAGTATCTTTTTTAGGTGTTTCTTGTGCATAAATCAATCCGGAGAAAAATATGGCAGCGATGAGAGTTTTCGTTTTCATAATTTATTTTTTGAGAGTAATAGTTTATTTTTTCTTGATTAAGTTCTTGAGCGGATGGCATCGTTAGCCGATTTCACTTCTCTTGCTTTTTTCAATTTTTGGTTTCCGAAGTTGTAAGTCACATTGATGTTCAACTCTCTTCCGTATTTGAAACTTCTGACCGTGTTGTAGCTTCCGTTGGCCTGTTTTGTTCTGATGTCATCAATATTGGAGTTGAAAATGTCGTTCACTTCTACTAGGAATGTGAAATTTCCCATTATTTTTTTGACACTCAAATCCAGACTTTGTTGTGAGTAAAATGTCCCCATTTCCACTTCTCTTGTTGGCATCAACCAGTAATTTACACCTAAGAACCAATCTTTTTTCGCAGATAATCTTACCATATTGTTAGCCTGGAAAAAAGTATTCAGCGTTTTCACATCGATAACAAAAGGTTCCAAAGTTTCTGTAATTCCTTCTATTGGTTGAGAAGTTGGGTCTTTCGTTACACCACCTTTGAAAGTAGCATACTCGAAGTTGGCAGAATAATTGGTTGTCCAGATATCACCAAACCAAGATTTGTTCATTCCTAAAGTCAATCCGATCTGCTTGTTGTTACCATAATTCGTTCTGATGTATCTTAGGAAATCAATTTTTTCGCCTGTAAGATTATTGATAGTTTGTCCTTGTAACGGAAGCTGTCCATAAGCATTATCAGCATAATTGAAACTCACATTAGCATAGAAAGCATTCTTGTACATATAATTGATTTCCTGATTATAATTTTTGGAAGCCTGCATAAAAGGATTATTCTGAATATAGTTGGTCGGTGTAAAGTACGTTCTGGAAGGATTCAGTTGTCCGAATCCAGGTCTTCTCACGCGGCTGGAAAAACTATAAGTAATGTTGTTGTTTTCATTGATGGCATAATTCAAAGTAGCATACGGCAAAAGATTGTTATAATTTCTTTCAAAACCGATGTCAGATTTTCCAACAACATCGCCCGTACTCAATGTAGCTTCGAATCGTGTTCCGATTTTTCCTGAGAATTTGTCAGAGAATTTTCTTTCAAAAGTGGCATAAGCACCGATGATATTTTCTTTATAAATGAAATGATTGGAAAGCGTATTATTGGTTACAAATTGAGTTCCGTCAAAGTCATTTTGTCTCGTATCGCTGTCTGTATTGGTGTAGTTGTAGCTGCTTCCGATAGCAAATGTACTTTCATTTCTGAATTTCTTGATGTAATCAATATTCGCAGCGTAATTATTAATAATCTGAGGAACAGCTTGCTGGAAAGCGCTATATGAGCCGTCAGCTTTTAGCGGGAAAGATTCTCCCAGACTCACCTTGTCTCTGTTGAACCACAAGTAGGAAACGTTTGAACTCAATTTACTTCCAAGCGTATCGGTTTTAACTTCATAATTCAGGTTGAAGTTATGATTTCTGGTTTGCGCATCTTCCTGATTGATAGTTCTGTTGGAAAGGATTCCGTTTTCGTAGTTCGTCATATCCAATACAGAACCGAAACTCTTATTGTATCGCATATTATAGCTGAAACCAAGATTTTGTTTTTTGTTGATTTCGTAATCGATGTTGATACTTCCGCCATAGTTTTTATTCGGGTCATCCATTGTTCCGACAGAATTATTCTGGAAGGTAGAGTTACCATTTGTCAACGTATAATTCTCTCTTTCTCTGTAGCTTCCCATATTGAAGTTGGAATTGAAAGACCATTTATTCTGTCTAAGGTTAAAAGCCACACCAGACGAAGGGTTGTTGTAAAAACTCTGGCTGTTATTCATTTTCAAAGTTCCGTTGTAGCCATTTGTTTTTGATTTTTTCATCACGATGTTGATGACACCTTCATTGGCTTCTACCTGAAACTCACTTCCAGGAACGGTTACGACTTCTATTCTTTGGATATTTTCTGATGGCGTATTTTTCAGCATTTCTGTAATCGCTTCGGCATCCATCAACGTTTTTTTTCCATTGATGTAGAAAACCACGTTGGATTTTCCCATTATTTTGAAAGTCTTTCCGTCTGTGCTGGACAACATTGGCGTCTGCTGAAGAAGATTGAAAGAATTGGTTCCCTTTGCAATAGGAGAAGAAGCCACATCGTAAACAAATCGGTCAGACTTTTTCACGAAAACTTTTTTGTTAAGTTTTACTTCTTCTATCGTTTTTATCTCCTCTGTTTTTTTC
The genomic region above belongs to Epilithonimonas zeae and contains:
- a CDS encoding TonB-dependent receptor domain-containing protein, whose amino-acid sequence is MKAKILIAVIFFSGMISAQQTQKKTEEIKTIEEVKLNKKVFVKKSDRFVYDVASSPIAKGTNSFNLLQQTPMLSSTDGKTFKIMGKSNVVFYINGKKTLMDAEAITEMLKNTPSENIQRIEVVTVPGSEFQVEANEGVINIVMKKSKTNGYNGTLKMNNSQSFYNNPSSGVAFNLRQNKWSFNSNFNMGSYRERENYTLTNGNSTFQNNSVGTMDDPNKNYGGSINIDYEINKKQNLGFSYNMRYNKSFGSVLDMTNYENGILSNRTINQEDAQTRNHNFNLNYEVKTDTLGSKLSSNVSYLWFNRDKVSLGESFPLKADGSYSAFQQAVPQIINNYAANIDYIKKFRNESTFAIGSSYNYTNTDSDTRQNDFDGTQFVTNNTLSNHFIYKENIIGAYATFERKFSDKFSGKIGTRFEATLSTGDVVGKSDIGFERNYNNLLPYATLNYAINENNNITYSFSSRVRRPGFGQLNPSRTYFTPTNYIQNNPFMQASKNYNQEINYMYKNAFYANVSFNYADNAYGQLPLQGQTINNLTGEKIDFLRYIRTNYGNNKQIGLTLGMNKSWFGDIWTTNYSANFEYATFKGGVTKDPTSQPIEGITETLEPFVIDVKTLNTFFQANNMVRLSAKKDWFLGVNYWLMPTREVEMGTFYSQQSLDLSVKKIMGNFTFLVEVNDIFNSNIDDIRTKQANGSYNTVRSFKYGRELNINVTYNFGNQKLKKAREVKSANDAIRSRT
- a CDS encoding TonB-dependent receptor domain-containing protein, whose protein sequence is MKTKTLIAAIFFSGLIYAQETPKKDTATTKNIEAVTLTKQVFKKQSDRFVYDVAASPVAKGNTAFNLLKQTPLVSSTDDKTLKIIGKNNAVIFINGRKTNMDAESLTQFLKNTPAENIQKIEVITLPGSEYQVESSDGIINIVLKKKMTDGLNGNMRMGNSQSYYNSSYAGVSLNYRKDKLGISSNINTSQNIQEQYYILRNGNDKSSNQSEGRVSDPNKNLGGYLNIDYQLNDNSNLALTYNSWANRSYGSTSNLFNTVKSINDKGEQATSYNYTKNVENSRSYNNSLNLNYEWKTDTLGSKLNLNAAYLNYKRFQNADNITYNSSLNQNLGYKMVQITQSTPQVINNFSFLGDYIKKFKNDFTVSVGGNYNKTKTDNDTKSTTSIFDKNENLAELFDNDGNRIDNPKNNPNHFIYDENIYGFYLTMEKKFSEKFSGKIGSRYEITNSVGKSDNADFSNIERNYNNLLPYVSLNYAINDKNNISYAFSSRMRRPSFWELNPVKNILTDVNYTQNNPFVKASSVYTNEFTYMFKNSYFFIVNHSLSKDVITQVPLQREVVKNGVTTKELRYIRTNFGDRQEMSAMLGMQKSFFKQYLTSNFNIGVQRNVNNGFLNTDPLTGDVFPDYVNKIKSNSLLIQTNNTVRLDKNKTWFLGVNYWYVDNQQIEIGYLKSLMSLDFNVKKVWNDWTFALEIYDILKTNKVVITDQQDNGNFNYINQNQYNQSVNFSITYNFGNKKVQKIRDISSADKDIKNRTR